A stretch of Palaemon carinicauda isolate YSFRI2023 chromosome 34, ASM3689809v2, whole genome shotgun sequence DNA encodes these proteins:
- the LOC137626950 gene encoding neuroligin-4, Y-linked-like: MRRFYNANPDPVGRPTVANYGLMDQLAALHQVQENIVRFGGDPGQVTVMGHGTGAACLNYLVITPAATGQSEIMLAITAEYTDWSRSLHQPISISDSTGQGLHDANIVSPMADLAKQLYTTSRSSYLYVLEEEVSYSGKEILLLNELAYVFGGPMGALGPLASSYNFTKMEVSLSKSFISMWSNFIKFRHPKDTVSTAKMSESANDITFEEQIWPKYDPVYQRYFQIGTQNSVRDHYRAGKVALWSWLLPGLERVGTRYGPDKNFHRLPTDLQSGLYPESTGQYNFTEGFLSSPITPTLTGPRNTLHNLTIVATANKNQVSESCNLDMLSQMGKDFHYTTALSVTVAIAWSLLILNILVLTTVYYQHKANRRSLTKGSQDANSESGNNVQLHSSGDNFKTIYAPWHYGTLRLSITMHSNLATAFEEESQHDWPPDYISSIQTIDDITGVTSNRLSPDTQGIVLNTQTLHERKENISTVTMLKQPVASYTSPNDCQLVSTYSPVDGQLVPSHSTKENQLVQNNIPNAGHPVTSYSPKDGQLIPNYLSTSVFIMKIRE; the protein is encoded by the exons atgagga GGTTTTACAACGCGAACCCTGACCCAGTGGGTCGCCCAACtgtagctaactacggcctgatggaccagctggctgccttgcaccaggttcaagagaacatcgtccgcttcgggggtgacccaggtcaggtcacggtcatgggtcacggcacgggagccgcctgcctgAACTACCTTGTCATAacgcccgctgctacaggtcagtca gaaataatgttagccatcacagccgagtacactgattggtcgagatccctccatcaaccaatcagcatcagtgactcaaccggccaaggccttcacgatgccaATATCGTCTCaccgatggcagatcttgccaagcagctctacacgacttcccgatcatcttatctctacgtccTGGAGGAAGAAGTTTCATAT tctggaaaGGAGATTCTTCTCCTGAacgagctggcgtacgtctttggtggtcctatgggtgctcttggacctttggcctcaagttataacttcactaagatggagGTCTCCCTCAGCAAAtcgttcatatcaatgtggagtaatttcataaaatttag acatccaaaagacacagtttccacagctaagatgtccgagagtgcaaacgacataacttttgaagagcagatatggcccaaatatgatccagtctatcagagatacttccaaatag gaacacagaactcTGTACGTGACCAttaccgtgctggaaaagtagccttgtggtcctGGCTACTACCTGGTCTCGAACGAGTGGGTACTCGGTACGGTCcagataaaaactttcacagattaccaactgatctccagtctggtttataccctgaatcaacAGGTCAGTATAACTTTACTGAAGGCTTTCTATCTAGCCCAATCACTCCAACCCTCACTGGCCCAAGAAATACACTccataacttgacaattgtagctaCGGCTAACAAAAACCAAGTTAGTGAATCATGTAATTTAGATATGCTAAGTCAAATGGGGAAGGATTTCCATTACACAACTGCACTGAGTgtgacagtggccattgcctggtctttgctaatcctaaatatctTGGTTCTTACTACCGTTTATTATCAACATAAGGCCAACCGCCGGAGCCTCACCAAAGGCTCGCAGGACGCGAATAGCGAGAGTGGGAATAACGTCCAGTTGCACTCGTCTGGGGACAATTTTAAGACAATATATGCCCCATGGCATTATGGAACCTTGAGGCTTTCTATCACAATGCAtagcaacctggccacagcctttgaagaggagtcccagcatgactggccgccagactacataagcagcatacaaaccatagacgatataactggcgtaacatccaataggctctctccagatacgcaaggcatCGTTTTGAATACCCAAACTCTACATGAacgaaaagaaaatatatcaacagttacaatgctcaagcagcctgtggcttcGTACACATCTCCGAATGATTGTCAACTTGTCTCTACATATTCACCAGTCGATGGTCAACTCGTCCCTTCGCATTCAACAAAAgagaatcaactcgtccaaaatAATATACCCAACGCAGGCCATCCAGTTACAAGTTATTCTCCGAAGGATGGACAACTGATTCCAAATTATTTGTCAACCAGTGTTTTTATTATGAAGATTAGGGAGTAG